One window from the genome of Elaeis guineensis isolate ETL-2024a chromosome 5, EG11, whole genome shotgun sequence encodes:
- the LOC140858113 gene encoding LOW QUALITY PROTEIN: premnaspirodiene oxygenase-like (The sequence of the model RefSeq protein was modified relative to this genomic sequence to represent the inferred CDS: inserted 1 base in 1 codon): MALSCTSGSDKSXHIIVSSPEMAREILKTHDLIFATRDKILISKVFYDGTDIVFAPYGSYWRELRKICVLELLSAKRVKSFSTLRQEEMSNLVGYISNMRNSPVNLSEMFLLTSNTVTSRVAFGTQCKHGPRFISASKKVLELFIGSNVTDLFPSLSVIDTLSGLSSRLDKCGREMDEILGQIIEEHEAKRATSNGGPQEGEDLVDVLLGLKENGGLEFPLTLTNIKAVILDMFAGGTETSATTLQWTMAELMRHPEIMVKAQVEVRQAFKGKTKIEEEDITKLHYIKLVIKESLRLHPPVPLLGPKVCREACKVDGYDIPFGSRIIINAWAVARDPRYWEDPESFKPERFDGSSVDYKGGNFEYLPFGGGRRICPGITFGMAQVETVLAHLLYYFDWKIPDGMDPKDLDITELFGGTVSLKSPLWLIATPHILSK, encoded by the exons ATGGCCCTGTCATGCACCTCAGGCTCGGACAAGT ACCACATTATCGTCTCCTCTCCAGAGATGGCAAGAGAGATCCTGAAGACCCACGATCTCATCTTCGCCACCCGAGACAAAATACTAATTTCCAAGGTGTTCTACGACGGCACAGACATTGTCTTCGCACCCTACGGAAGCTACTGGCGGGAGCTGCGGAAGATATGCGTTCTCGAACTACTGAGTGCAAAGCGTGTCAAGTCCTTCAGCACACTTCGACAAGAAGAGATGTCCAACCTTGTGGGATACATCTCCAACATGAGAAATTCCCCGGTTAACCTTAGTGAGATGTTTCTCCTGACATCTAATACTGTGACCTCGAGGGTGGCATTTGGTACACAGTGCAAGCATGGGCCAAGATTCATCTCAGCATCGAAGAAAGTACTGGAATTGTTCATTGGATCTAACGTAACTGATTTATTCCCCTCATTGAGTGTTATTGACACTCTTAGTGGATTGAGTTCAAGGTTAGACAAATGTGGCAGGGAGATGGATGAGATTCTCGGGCAGATCATCGAGGAGCATGAAGCGAAGAGAGCAACCAGCAATGGGGGACCGCAGGAGGGGGAAGATCTTGTGGACGTTCTCTTAGGGCTGAAAGAAAATGGTGGACTTGAATTCCCCCTCACGCTCACCAACATCAAGGCCGTAATCCTG GATATGTTCGCGGGGGGGACCGAGACATCAGCGACAACGCTACAGTGGACAATGGCAGAGTTAATGAGACACCCCGAGATAATGGTGAAGGCTCAGGTGGAGGTGCGGCAAGCATTCAAGGGAAAGACCAAGATCGAGGAGGAAGATATCACTAAATTGCATTACATAAAATTGGTGATCAAAGAGTCTCTGAGACTGCACCCACCGGTGCCATTGCTCGGGCCGAAAGTCTGCCGTGAGGCATGCAAAGTGGACGGCTACGATATCCCGTTTGGGAGCAGGATTATCATCAATGCATGGGCTGTAGCAAGGGATCCGAGATACTGGGAGGACCCAGAGAGCTTTAAGCCGGAAAGGTTCGATGGCAGCTCGGTGGACTACAAAGGTGGCAACTTTGAGTATTTGCCTTTCGGTGGAGGCAGGAGGATATGCCCGGGAATCACCTTTGGCATGGCTCAGGTGGAGACGGTCCTAGCCCACCTCCTCTACTATTTTGATTGGAAGATCCCTGATGGAATGGACCCCAAGGATTTGGATATAACCGAGCTCTTTGGGGGAACCGTGAGCTTGAAATCGCCTCTGTGGTTAATTGCTACTCCGCATATTCTATCTAAATGA